DNA from Arvicola amphibius chromosome 13, mArvAmp1.2, whole genome shotgun sequence:
ATGACCCCAGGATACCTGAGTGGACACTCAGCGAGGCACTTAAGAACAGACgaaaacagcagaaaagaatgtGCCTAGGTTTCGGAAACCAAAGCAGAGCCCGAGTTCATTATAActcaattttaaaatcaatatttaaagcagtgttctcagccttcctggtgctgcgaccctttaatacagtttctcatgatgtggtgaccccaaccacagaattattttagtcgctacttcataactgtcattttgatactgttatgaattgtaatgtaaatatctgtgttttctaatggtggTCTAAGGTGACCTCTGGGAAAGAGGCTTTCGACCCCACAGGGGTCAGAAACCCATAAATTGAGAATCGCTGATCTAACGAAACACTTTGAATAACAAATGAAAGAGGATGTTAATGTTTGCACGTTAACAATAAACACACCAGAATAATATATGAGTGTTTGAAACCAAGTAAACCTTAATCAATGTGCCCTAAAAATAGGGTGTGCATTCCTACACCCACAGCCTGGGGCCTCGTTTGCTTTCTACTTTGTTGTGGTGAACACATGACCAAcggcaacttgaggaggaaagagtttggtttatacttccaggtcacgcTCCATCACCGAaagaagaagtcagggcaggaacacaaggcaggaacctggaggcaggagctgaagcagaggctgtgaagATACTGCTTACCAGCCTGCtttctatggcttgctcagcctgcttttctataTAACCCAGGACAACCTGGCACTGCCCAcataattattaatcaagaaaatgccccacagacttgcctccaGGAAAGCTAATAAAGGCAATCCCTCAACTCAGGTTCCCTCTACCCAGATGACTTTGGTTTATGTCCAAATGACAAAAAACTAACTGGTACAGATTGCATGAGAATATATAGTTTATAGTCATATTTTataagcaagtgttcttaatctaCAAAATTAGAAGCCACTTCCCAAAGTTGTATCATCTGTAATAAACTTCCAGCAATTAAGCAGGATAGCATTCAAAGTTTTCATTGTCTTTTGGGGAGTTCTTTGGTTTTGGGGttgttcatatatatttattgtatgtgtgtgcacacacgcacacacacataaacacacaccttgtcctgtgtgtagaagtcagaggacaacttgcaggtgtCAATTATTTCCTTCAAGGTTGTGGGTTTCAggaggggattgaactcaggtcaccaggcttggggACTGAGTCTCTGGCCAGCTCtcatttttggtgttttgagatgtGATCGcatatagctgaggctggcctccaatCTTCTATGCGGCCTGAGATGACCTCTCTCTATATcatgagtgatgggattacaggtgtgcacaccactgtgcccactcttttttttttttcttcaataagaGTGAACATATAGGCCGGGCGAAGgtggcactttaatcccagcactcgggagacagaggcaggtggatctctgtgagttcaaggccagcctgttctacagagtgagttctaggacagccagggatacacagagaaatcctgtcttgaaaaataaacaaaaacaaacaaacaaaaagtgagcATATATTCCCATGTACCCCTTAAAGTAAGACTCAGAAGGTCTAAACTTCTACTTTTACATTCTTGGTTAAATTGCAACtattatttcattgacttttattttattttattttattttatttgtttccttgccTTACTAGAAGTAAGTCCAGTGATAGTGGGGACAGTTTtccattatcttttttaaaattaattaattaattaattaattagtttatttattatgtatacaatattctgtctgtgtgtatgcctgcaggccagaagagggcaccagacctcattacagatggttgggagccaccatgtggttgctgggaattgaactcaggacctttggaagagcaggcagtgctcttaacctctgagccatctctccagcccccttccattatcttttaaaaggtacatttaaaataaaacggCTGTAAGCAAGATAAAGAGAGCATCAAGTAGAATGGAGCCTGAGTACTTTGAGACACAGGAATGAATGCTCTTTTTAATCTGAAATTTGATTAAAGACTACTTTAGAACAGTTTCTGGCTCACGACGAAGTTGAAGGGGAGGCACAAGGCATTCCCTATGTCTGTGCCGTCACTCTTGGATAACTCCAGCACCATCCACACCCCCACCAGAGTGCAAACTGCCTTCGTAACAAGTGGTAAAACCCCACTCACACACCCCTCTAACCCGGGGTGTGTAGCTGACCTTAGGCGTCAGAGTCTGCAGAGTAGATCAGGACTCCGCACAGATAACCACAGATCAGCCCCTGTCATACCAAGGACTCATGCTGCTCTGAAAACCCGGTCGGTCCCCTTGGCtcgttttccttccttctctccagacTCCTGGCACCACTGACCTTTTGCCGGCACTGTTGCCTTTTCCCGAATGTCCTACCCCTGAAACCATGAAGTCTGAGGCCTTCCCAGAatgacttatttcacttaattcAGTACATCTCTGTGTCTTCTCGTGACTTGGCAACTCATTTATTCTCTGTGCTGAATAGTGTTCCTTTTCCTGAACATACCACAGCCTATTCACTCACTGGGAAGCATTTTTATAGCTTTCAAGATTCCAAGAAATTGTGAACTAAGACTCCATAAACATCTGTTTTAGTTACCTTTCTGCTGCTACGATAAACCACTATAGCCAAAAGCAACGtcaggaagaaagacagacatttttattgtcttatatttgtttatttgggggagggggccaCACACATGTTAGAGCgtgcatgtgtaggtcagaggacagcttgcaggagtcagttctccccttctactaTGTGAGCCCTAGGACTTGAACTCCCATCATTAGGCTTGGGAGCAAACATCTGTACTCACCGACTGTCCTGCCAGGCtaaggaggaaaggctttattttagcctactcttccagagggaTGGAGTTCTCCTGGCAGGgaaggcgagagagagagagagagacagagagagacagagagagacagagagacagagagagagacagacagagagagacacacacacacacacacacacacacagagagagagagagagagagagagagagagagagagagagagagagagaggtgagacaAAGCTCTAAACTCACAAAGCCTGTCATCACCAGTTAAggcccccctcccctccagccagaCTCCATGATGCTGACACTCCCTAAATGCCATAATAGTCAGACTTGCCTGCATCTTGGATCAGTAAGGAGACAAATCAAGGCTTAAGCCCTACATTCTTAGTTAATATGACCTTGGTCAAATTGCTTGATCTctctgatattttctttaaatgaagcTAGTCATGTCattcagaaattaataaatcacGATAATAGCGGTGAAACAATCATGACCCACAGTAAGAACCCTCACCccgacacacacacgcacacacacacacacacacacacgcacacacacacacacacagtcctcttCTCGCCAAAAAGACATTTGTGTAAATGAATACAGAGAACTGGAAAGGACATGGAACAACAAAACTTGACAGAAAACTGTTTGCTATTACCTACTAAAGCTATCTagattaaagaaagaagatagaagaagatagatagatagatagatagatagagagatagatagatagacagatctcATAGGACTCAAAAATCTACTCCAGTACCTAACAGAGATGCTAACCTAGCCTCCTCAAAAGTTATACACAAGGACTTCCATAGCAGCACACTGAAATAGTTGAAAGCAGAAAGCATCCTATctatcaacaataaaaataatattttatgtgattCCTCTCTAGTCAAATATTgcgcagaaaataaaaatagagtaaaCTCTTATTGCATCAACTACTGCAATAACATGAAAGGATCTCACAGATGTGATTCTGGGGTAGAAAAGTCAGACAGAAAGGAATACGCACTTCATGGCTCCTTTTGTACAAGATCTAGTGAGACGGTTAAGCAGGCGAAGGCACTTGTCTTGAAGGCTTGACACGCAGAGTGAGGTCCCTAGAGCCCGTgcggtgggaggagagaatgatTCCCTGGTGTTGAGCCTCTGGTGACTTACTTCCTCTGTGCAGGCCTGACACACTAAAGCTCCCAGCACTTCCCAAAGCAGTACTACCAGCTGGGACCAAGTTGACAATGTACAGGTCTGTGGGAGAAATTCCGTATTCAAGCCACAGCATCTACCTTGGCAAAGTAGTGCAATAAATACgtcatttctcagaaagttagcaGACTATGATCAGTGCACATTACCGCATGGAAGATTTACAACCCCTATTAAGTTAAAGTGGCACATATGAGTGCACTATTGAATTTTGGCAAGATGGTGTAAGTCATAAAGATGTTTAAAATCCACTGAAGCAATCACAAAGGGAAATACTTGATTATACGAAATACTAAATTCTGCATGTCCAGCTAACACATTTGGTATCCAACAATctgaatacaaaagaaaaaccaagcatTGGAGATGCATTTGTAATAATTATGGCAAAATATTTACATTCCTAACAAAGACTTAATATGCACTTGAAAGACTACGGTAGAAGCAAGAGACAACGGATAATAAagggaacagaaaaggaaacaagcgGGCGACAAGTGGAAAGCCAAGTTTGCGGATGGCAGCTCATGAGGTGCCCCCCCCACTGTCCCCTCCCCCTGGGAACACCAATTTCACACACCCCACAGATGAAAATACTCCAGGGGAGGTCCACAATCCAGATGTCCATATTAAATTCACAccgttttaaaattatttttactgatgtatatgtgtatgtgtctgtgagaatatgccatgtgtgtgcagatgcccagagaggccagtagagggcagcagagcccctgaagctggagtggcTTGTGGTTGTGTGCTACCTGAAGAGgttcctgggatctgaactcgcgtcctctggaagagcagcaagccctctcaaccgtcatctctctagtcctgtgTGCAGCTTTATATCTTAATCATCCGACAGCAAAGTGAtttcgaaaaagaaaaaaaaaagattagttaattaaatttaaaatattcagcaGAACtaaatcaaggaaatgcaaattaaaataagataatgTCCTTTATCTATCAAACTGGTACTTCATAAACAAGCCACACCATGGAATAGGTTATAGCTATATTATTATGTATCTGGAAAAAATGGGGGGGCTACCCACATAAAGGCAATTGCTGTAACAGTGCCTACAACAGGGAAAGATTTAGACAAGTGgtaataaataaatggtaaaagaATAGAGACCCCAAGATTATCCCCACTTAGGGGAGTGATTGAACAAACTCTACCCAACACTGACCACCGGTAGACAGGACCGCAATGTGCAAACACTGCGTGTCAAATGCTGACATCAGTGCTGACTGTATTCTAATGTGAAGAAATAATTATGAAGAATGGTGTGCATGGCATGCTAATGTTCATCATAGAACTcggagtgcatgcatgcatgcacgcacacacgctcatacacacacacacacacacacacacactttttaaaaggaattgtttgttttcagaaggAATCATAAATAGGAAGCTGGAGAGGAAGCTAACTAACCTGGAGGAGACAGGGGACGGAAGTGAACAGACAGCCCCAGCACAGCTGGCTTAGTTTGACACCTTGAAATTTATTTCTCAAGAATTTTGAACACGGCAATTTGTGTATAAATCGTAATTAGGAAATACTCTAAAATTCAAAAGTACAAACGCTCTAGCTACTTTTAGCAATTATACTGTTGGTGACAGTATGTGTATCAGTATAAAAATATATCCCACGTTGAGGAGGTGAAACAGTTGTCCCTTCCCTGACTGTGTGTGAGCTGGCTTAGGTGGCTTGCTGCTAATTAAAAACACGACACGAAGGCACTATGACACTTTCCTGATAGACTTCAAATTTGCTATGGATCAGGGCCCCTGTTCACCTTTGTGTTCCCATTCTGACTAGTGGTGGGCTTTGATCGTATATGGAATAGCCTATGCTCCATGCGTCGAGTGTGCGTAGAGGGGAGAGTGAAAACTTAAAATCATAGGTCTTCAAGTTATCAGGAATTGGGCTTGGGAAGCTGCGTGTAGGAGCAATGTAAGTTATTGTCATAAAGTAAAGGGAAATATCCTTCACATCCCCGTTCAATAGGTCAGCTCCTTCTTCTTTAACTGTTTGGAAGACTTAGTGACCCATACGACAGAAACAAGAGTGTAGAGTTTCTGAGCCTGCCTTCACCCCTCTCTAATGCCACCTTGGAGAAACCAGAACTCACACGTAAGGACCCTCCAGCAGCCTTGTGAGGATCACTGAAGTTTTCTGTCACACACTCTGAGCTTGCCAGCCGTATGAGGAGGCCCTGTGGAACTCCACCATGCTAGCCCCAGGCACCACTTCAGATGAGGAAACCCTGGACAgcatttcctctgtcttctcatGGGAGACTCTGAGCAGAACAGGAGCTAAGCTGCTTAAGATGTGCTTACTGATCTACAGAAACTGTGATGTAGTTAGTGGTTACCGTTGCCTCCAAGCCACTGTGTGTtgaaggtgtttgtgtgtgtgtgtgtgtgtatgtgtgtgtgtgtgtgtgtgtgtgtgtgtgtgtgtaaatgagggTAGTGAGTGATCATGTTGGTGTCATTGGTGCATTGGGCATGAGGCTGATGAGGATAAAATTCAATTGTAGTGATGGGTGCTGTGTTTTATGTTCAGGGAGAGAAATGCAGGGACATAAAAGGGGCAGATGGaagagaaggtaaaggagaaggagagagggatgagaaaagggaagggggaagggaagagggaaaggaaggagctaTCGtgatggagaggaggaaagagaagaagacatGTATTCAGCTCTGTCCATTGAGAAGACTTCAGGAAAGGAGTGACACAGGGCCAGAGGTTTGTTTCTCTGTCATTGACCCACtagaagaaagaaaccaataaGGTAGAGCTCTCTGAAGCAATGACTGGCCCTATTGTTCCAAGGGAAAGGTGCAAGACAAGCTTAGTTCATCTCAAAACCCCAGAAAGTAAGGAAACAATAGAAAAAGACCGGAAACAATGTCATGGTCTTGTTAGAGACGTGGAAGCCAATACAAAGATGACCCTGCTGAAAAGGGGTAACAGGTGCATTAATCAGCATTCTAACTGCAGTGGGGCTAAGGTGTCATGCGTGTTGAAATCCCCGCACTCACAATGATGCTAGAAACTAATTAGCTCCCTCTAGGTCGTGTGTGGTGcttaagtttattattttagtaactggcaaataaagagaataaacGAAGCATGTATCTTGCCTTTCATGTGTTATTATAAGATAGCCATTTGCTTTAAAGGAAATAAGAGCCAAATATGAGCTACCATGATCTGGGAACATGGAACAAGTTTCTCTGAATGGCACTGTTGCCTGGATGTACCCACCAAGTAAGAAGTGGCATGAACTTTTATAGCCACAGAACAAAGCCAAGTAGGTGGGCTCATTCAGGGGGCAGGCTACAGAAaagctaggaaatttcttctatAGGATTCAAGAGTTTTCTTTAAGGAGACAGTGTTGTGGAATGTCAATTGAAGACgtgttatatttgtttgtgcTCTGGAACATCTGTttcatgatgcaaagatgtgttgccttcctttgtgttgcatttgtttaactctgtgaagctgtgttactttgcctgccccaaacacctgattggtctggtAGGGAGCTGAAGGGCCAGTAaataggcaggagaaaggataggtggggctgtcaggcagagagactaaataggaggagacttctgggaagagaagagcgAGGAAcacaagaaggagaaggagaaaggggtgtcaggggcctgccacccagccacccagctacacagcaagtcacagagtaagaagtgaagaaaggtatatagaatagagaaagatgaaaacccagaggcaaaagataagtGAGACATAATTTAAGAGAAGCTGGCCAGAAATAGGCCAAGCTAAGTCCAGTCATtcgtaagtaagaataagactccatgtatttatttggtagcTGGGTGGAGGGCCCTctaaagaacaaagagtaaatatGACCAGCTACACAGCAGAGCGAACCCTATTCAGATTCCTCTGTTACCCTTTTCACGTTTTGGAGAGTGGTGGTAGCTACAAGCATTTGCCTAGGATGTGAACTCAGACGCAGAAGCTGATAGCAAATGGCTTTTACTGAAAGGGACTAAAAACAGACCAATTTTGGCTcaattttggtttgtttctctttcttcagaaGGTGCCTTGTTCTGTTGCCCAGGCAGATCTGCAGCTCACCGTGGggcacaggctggtcttgacctcagGAATATCCTTCCTTCTCAGCCTTTcctagtgttggaattacaggcgaCAGGCGCGGGCCACAATTTAGCAGACAGGGAAGAGCCCTGTAAACGCGTAGAGAAGTAAATGCagaagtgttgggagcagtgagaccccagattctgaatttcttgtaatcccctgatctgagcgcctacagctgctctgatgcATGAGACCTTCAgcagttcctgatggcaggagagtggtttctggtgggtttggctggggcgtggctatctctatataatctgcccctgaacacaataaagggggcattcttggggaattcaaggatgacccgtgtggttgtctctctgtctgtgtgtgtctgtgtattttaacctccagccccttgcccgaatctcgagaactgggtgccagcgcatcgaatgcagacacgggggcacggtgcttggcacaggaggaaggagaaatggagaaaatgtaAATCTTTATTGAAAGGATTCCAGTAAGAGGTGTGGTCCGTTCCTGGTGGCTGCCTTCGTGGAACGGAAACACCCGGTTGTAGTGTAGCTGGGAGAAGGCGACGTTGCTGACGGAGGAGGCTTGGCAGGGTAAGTTGTATCTGTAGAAATCCTCTAGACTTAACCACCATGCTTTAGAAAAATAGAGGCCACTTTTTTTCTGTGCCGATATCGCACCTGCCAACATGGTGAACGTTCCTAAGAACTGCCGGACATTCTGCAAGAAATGTGGCAAGCACCAACCGCACAAAGTGACCCAGTACAAGAAGGGCAAAGATTCTTTGTATGCCCAGGGAAAGCGGCGTTATGACAGGAAACAGAGTGGCTATGGTGGGCAGACGAAGCCTATTTTCTGCAAAAAGGctaaaactacaaagaagatTGTCCTGAGACTGGAATGTGTGGAGCCCAACTGCAGATCGAAGAGGATGCTGGCTATTAGGAGATGCGAGCattttgaactgggaggtgataagaagagaaagggccaAGTGATTCAGTTCTAAGCTGATCTTGTTATGAAGACAATAGAATCATGAGctttcactcaaaaaaaaaaaaagaaaaaaaaagaaaaaagaaaagaaaaagaaaaatagaggccagaggatcgTGACCAGTGAAATTACAATTACCAGCAAATTCCAGCATTTAAGAAAGCAAAGCGTAGGAAAATGAGCTCTGGAATGAGTAAGAAGGaaactgggaagagaagagaggagcatcaatctgggggctgggggagggtgaCATACGCAAAGGGGGGGGGAGACAGTATTCTTGCTTGAAATAATGTGAAAATGCCACACGCATGCTAAATTAGGAAAGCCAGGATTGGGCATTGGATTTAGAAGacaaattggttttattttaaaagaaatttataataaaaccaaactaacaaaattTGTGACAGCTCTGGGTAAAAGAATTGCCAGAACTCAACCGTGCTAGTTTGTTTTGCTGTAGGGTATGTGGAGCCTGTGCTCACCATATGTGAGGCCCTACGTTTAATCCCGGacactatttaaaacaaacaaatgacataattaatatattagtaaattaaatagaataattttatttggtTTCCAAGTCTGCTTTCGGGATCAAGTGCTTACAATTACCACATCATATATCCTTCAGAATGGGAGAAATAGAtaaattcagtctttaaaaaggaaaacaaaagtccACGCCAATAGCTAGACTTTCTCTatccctccccagccccctttctttctctttcaacacAATAGCCCTATGCCGATCGATTTTCTATAGGGGATCTGACCAATCCTCCTGGATTACAGAGTGTCGATGGGGCTGTCTCCCTAATTACAGCAGTGTATTTTGAGCAGTGTGTTGTGGGAAGAATCTACAGGCAAGGCAATGAATCAGAGCCCGCCTTGGGGCTGAACGGCCCTAGCGTTCGTTACTCAGGCATCCGTGGCTTAGCCAGGAGGTTTGACGTTTAGTAGATgacaaacaggaaaaggaagcgAGCAGCCTCCACGTAGCCCAGGTTGGGTACAGATGGTCCACAGGCAACAAGTTTATTCTGtagtgttgccatggcaacagcagCTGCTTCGAGCATCACAGAGGGTGAGGGGGAGGAGAAGCCctggagagaaagaggcaggacaACTCTGTAAATCTTTCCtagggaaaaaggagaaagaagattgTAAAATAGGGACTCTTTCCAAGAGTGCCTACTTTCCCTGCGCTGGAAGCGTCAGTGATAAAAGGCAAATGGTGTTTTTCACATTATAATATGCCTGGAACCAAATGGGAGCCCAGCGCCTCTTGTCATGCTGCTATTTTCCCTTTGGAGTCTCCGAACAGCGGTGGGTGGGCTTTCTTAACAGCTTTATCCCCTTGAGTGTTAACCACAGTGATGGTTTTCTATGATAGTTTCTGTGGCATCTAGTCCTGTGAAAGATgctaatttatgttttattgtgtCTGGA
Protein-coding regions in this window:
- the LOC119800458 gene encoding 60S ribosomal protein L36a-like — protein: MVNVPKNCRTFCKKCGKHQPHKVTQYKKGKDSLYAQGKRRYDRKQSGYGGQTKPIFCKKAKTTKKIVLRLECVEPNCRSKRMLAIRRCEHFELGGDKKRKGQVIQF